A genomic segment from uncultured Alistipes sp. encodes:
- a CDS encoding RagB/SusD family nutrient uptake outer membrane protein has translation MKTTFKYIGSVILTLALGACNLDQYPYSETAADEYVTNAAAVNNLVIGTYNGLHDVMYYEWAVTELRSDNTRMRANGSTSQDTKLIEQIDQGVVTTAHTWVEDYWNACYAAIDRANKVISYVDVVDDPTLRAQYEGEAMFLRAHLYFNLVRLWGPVFLVTKKTGADEARYMQRSPVEEIYALIEGDLNAIIDNNMLPEQSAAADLGRATMPAAKGLLAKVYMTRYEVGSENYMKAGDLLRDVLASAGNPQSGADLVPYDQIFSIDNEMNKEIIFAVRYLSGNVGLGCPFGTLFGPLNNGNNVIMGSPKHYNYPSDDLVSAYNNNGTADSPDKRKEVTLKESYYNATTEQTVEVRWCDKFLSTITTEYDGENDWPVLRVGDVALLLAEWINETSGPTDEAMRYLNMIRERAGVAAYTSADLSSKYQFREAVRNERRLELACENQRWFDLMRWDVAVSTVNNFFSSEIFYSEYDYTVNPISEWQVLLPIPISVININPDVAQNPGY, from the coding sequence ATGAAAACGACTTTCAAATATATCGGTTCTGTGATCCTGACGCTGGCACTGGGTGCCTGCAACCTGGATCAGTACCCCTATTCCGAAACCGCGGCCGACGAGTATGTGACGAATGCTGCGGCGGTCAATAACCTCGTGATCGGCACCTACAACGGACTGCACGATGTCATGTACTATGAATGGGCCGTGACCGAACTCCGCTCGGACAATACCCGTATGCGGGCGAACGGCTCCACGTCGCAGGATACGAAACTCATCGAACAGATCGACCAGGGTGTCGTTACGACGGCGCATACCTGGGTCGAGGATTACTGGAACGCCTGCTATGCCGCCATCGACCGCGCCAACAAGGTGATCTCCTATGTCGACGTCGTGGATGACCCCACGCTGCGTGCCCAGTACGAAGGGGAGGCGATGTTCCTGCGGGCACACCTCTATTTCAACCTCGTGCGGCTGTGGGGCCCGGTGTTCCTCGTTACGAAGAAGACCGGTGCCGATGAGGCCCGCTACATGCAGCGCTCGCCCGTGGAGGAGATCTACGCGCTGATCGAGGGTGACCTGAACGCGATCATCGACAACAACATGCTCCCCGAACAGTCGGCGGCCGCCGACCTGGGACGCGCGACGATGCCCGCAGCCAAGGGCCTGCTGGCCAAGGTCTACATGACCCGCTACGAGGTGGGGTCGGAGAACTACATGAAGGCCGGTGATCTGCTGCGCGACGTGCTGGCCTCGGCCGGGAATCCGCAGAGCGGCGCCGATCTGGTTCCCTACGATCAGATCTTCTCGATCGACAACGAGATGAACAAGGAGATCATCTTCGCCGTGCGTTACCTCTCGGGCAACGTCGGGCTGGGATGCCCCTTCGGAACGCTCTTCGGCCCGCTGAACAACGGCAACAACGTGATCATGGGCTCGCCCAAGCACTACAACTATCCTTCGGACGATCTGGTGTCGGCCTACAACAACAACGGCACGGCCGACAGCCCCGACAAACGCAAGGAAGTGACCCTCAAGGAGAGCTACTACAACGCCACGACGGAGCAGACCGTCGAGGTACGCTGGTGCGACAAGTTCCTCTCGACGATCACCACCGAGTATGACGGCGAGAATGACTGGCCCGTACTGCGTGTGGGCGACGTGGCGCTGCTGCTGGCCGAGTGGATCAACGAGACGTCGGGTCCCACGGACGAGGCGATGCGTTATCTGAATATGATCCGCGAGCGGGCCGGGGTTGCAGCCTATACCTCCGCAGATCTGTCGTCGAAATATCAGTTCCGTGAGGCCGTGCGCAACGAACGACGCCTGGAATTGGCCTGCGAGAACCAGCGCTGGTTCGACCTGATGCGTTGGGATGTCGCCGTGTCGACGGTCAACAACTTCTTCTCGTCGGAGATCTTCTACTCCGAGTATGACTACACGGTCAATCCCATCTCGGAGTGGCAAGTGCTGCTCCCGATCCCCATTTCGGTCATCAATATCAACCCCGACGTGGCCCAGAACCCCGGCTACTAA
- a CDS encoding IPT/TIG domain-containing protein, which produces MKRFTKYLALFLTGSLAALTACGPEMNEVDVQNNPVINSTTLSPMADESGSVPAYVGTEISVEGFNLDRVSHVTLGDLEAEITEKTIKTLKFKVPALDLAQQDAPYQVWMDVYGADGESVIFHYPYYVTIPVTDALITAYAPAEGTVGTEVTLTGRNLEQITRVHFGEVTVESAAFTEVTAEALKFAVPAGEYEAGDSQVAITAEWGTATIDVTGETLFTLHTPKFDAASQEEGTQNVIGDEVTFTGLNLDLVNGMKWGDYDLIVVSAEAGAVTVKFPSSIAQTDPVVAEAALTALWGEPAQTNPVASAWRVDTTPVGPATPVLVKMEAEDGGADNKFYLGKTVTVTGENLASIEGFKVDGVEAALVGEPTDVSAQFIVPEGVTFTEATEVAVKALYNGGNEADFGTAKVYPFYYYKGIRLGIGSNSSKTYTEYAADNAFFYPDLGRVVSTYDWYDEALDPYAKSGNNTAISGNNKLNQGAITADEYYAVKPYIFFKSDSGNKLALSGCANSSSQIKTHCRFIFNEEEGKTEVTPLPSTYGTPIVLYRVVTSNPDPILNGTLTSMSYDGTMPSSGAPSLGTAEAGSNWVKGSVLVMSYVTYAKGAAPDAVTDFAKIGYIIIRDVTCADLATGQANADRAGYIEFDMYWSKTLNE; this is translated from the coding sequence ATGAAACGATTCACGAAATATCTGGCCCTTTTTCTGACGGGATCGCTCGCGGCTTTGACCGCGTGCGGCCCCGAAATGAACGAGGTCGATGTCCAGAACAACCCGGTGATCAACTCGACGACGCTGTCGCCGATGGCCGACGAGAGCGGCAGTGTCCCCGCCTATGTCGGTACGGAGATTTCGGTCGAGGGATTCAATCTCGACCGGGTGTCGCACGTCACCCTGGGCGACCTCGAAGCCGAAATCACCGAAAAAACGATCAAAACCCTGAAATTCAAGGTTCCGGCCCTGGACCTCGCCCAGCAGGATGCTCCCTATCAGGTCTGGATGGATGTCTACGGCGCTGACGGTGAAAGCGTTATTTTCCACTATCCCTACTATGTGACGATTCCGGTGACGGATGCCCTGATTACGGCCTATGCACCGGCCGAGGGTACGGTCGGCACGGAGGTGACCCTTACGGGCCGTAACCTGGAGCAGATCACCCGCGTACACTTCGGGGAGGTGACGGTCGAGTCGGCCGCCTTTACGGAGGTGACGGCCGAGGCGTTGAAGTTTGCCGTTCCGGCCGGTGAGTACGAGGCCGGTGACAGCCAGGTGGCCATCACGGCCGAGTGGGGCACGGCGACGATCGACGTGACGGGCGAGACGCTCTTTACGCTCCATACGCCGAAGTTCGACGCCGCCTCGCAGGAGGAGGGTACGCAGAATGTCATCGGCGACGAAGTGACCTTCACGGGACTGAACCTCGATCTGGTGAACGGCATGAAGTGGGGCGACTACGATCTGATCGTGGTGTCGGCCGAGGCTGGCGCCGTGACGGTGAAGTTCCCCTCGTCGATTGCGCAGACCGATCCGGTCGTTGCGGAGGCCGCTCTGACGGCCTTGTGGGGCGAGCCCGCGCAGACGAACCCGGTGGCATCGGCCTGGCGGGTGGATACGACCCCGGTGGGTCCGGCAACTCCCGTGCTGGTGAAGATGGAGGCCGAGGACGGCGGTGCGGACAACAAGTTCTACCTGGGCAAGACGGTGACCGTCACGGGCGAGAACCTGGCTTCGATCGAGGGCTTCAAGGTCGATGGTGTGGAAGCAGCCCTGGTCGGCGAACCGACGGATGTTTCGGCACAGTTCATCGTCCCGGAGGGTGTGACCTTCACGGAGGCGACGGAGGTTGCCGTCAAGGCGCTCTACAACGGCGGCAACGAGGCCGATTTCGGCACGGCCAAGGTCTATCCGTTCTATTACTACAAAGGCATCCGGTTGGGAATCGGTTCCAACTCATCAAAAACCTATACCGAGTATGCCGCGGACAATGCGTTCTTCTATCCGGATCTGGGCCGGGTGGTTTCGACCTATGACTGGTATGATGAGGCGCTCGATCCGTATGCGAAGAGTGGAAACAATACGGCAATTTCGGGTAATAATAAATTGAATCAGGGAGCAATCACAGCCGATGAATATTATGCGGTGAAGCCTTATATTTTCTTCAAAAGCGATTCTGGAAATAAATTGGCTCTGTCGGGATGTGCCAACTCTTCTTCGCAGATCAAGACGCACTGCCGTTTTATTTTCAACGAAGAAGAAGGAAAGACAGAAGTTACGCCGCTGCCTTCGACCTATGGAACTCCGATCGTATTGTATCGTGTCGTCACCTCGAATCCCGATCCGATTCTCAACGGTACGCTGACTTCGATGAGTTATGACGGCACAATGCCCAGTTCGGGTGCTCCCTCTCTGGGTACGGCAGAAGCTGGTAGTAACTGGGTAAAGGGCAGTGTTTTGGTGATGAGTTATGTAACGTATGCCAAAGGTGCTGCGCCGGATGCTGTTACGGACTTTGCCAAGATTGGCTACATCATTATCCGTGATGTTACTTGCGCTGATCTTGCAACTGGCCAGGCCAATGCCGATCGTGCCGGTTATATCGAGTTCGATATGTACTGGTCGAAAACGCTGAATGAATAA
- a CDS encoding IPT/TIG domain-containing protein, with the protein MKRITNQICAFAAAAGMLFAAGCDKTYVNEVVKQSPVIESFSPASGPVGTEIIITGQSLSGVTKAYIGDQEMVIKEKVSDSRLSIVAGANGRDGRIVLENSVGTSESEASFTYSYAVPSLKPALLQESVVMGDRLLLSGSNLTAVEAVLYTAEGCEESHEGEIYEQSASEIVVRVPYVENGNVRITLRYFDGEASVTTLLDEAPSIEVVRLVPKFDKPIVLERTAVGKSITLTGENLDKIDRILVGGFEAVVSKQPASLTFTVPAGNFQDGDTTTSLVAKYFDGNEEIVLSEAFVVYVPFVKFWENITVWGHDKEAEQYACNFSPETGRVYANSVWATELDPIAAKYTANTCSAALTPNVTEEEYNSVVPYFFFYCNGSGNVNITAPANSAGILKNFWYKDSEGELVRMVGVNGNCYGTPVLAFRALNPANATESALIEKVKNQTLEQIDEETFPIDVEAQTVGGIGVSSSSGGLKDSNWSNGCFTPNVEAPDVNPDAVILVLYYDYHGVEKGGDGKNNFARNVKRIGLMHITHINYRMLKSDYTFNIYWQKYDYDYSKLAN; encoded by the coding sequence ATGAAACGAATCACAAATCAGATATGTGCTTTTGCCGCTGCCGCCGGGATGTTGTTTGCAGCGGGCTGCGACAAGACCTATGTGAACGAGGTGGTGAAACAATCCCCCGTCATTGAATCCTTCTCGCCCGCGTCGGGACCGGTCGGAACCGAGATCATCATCACGGGACAATCGCTCAGCGGCGTCACCAAGGCCTACATCGGCGACCAGGAGATGGTCATCAAGGAGAAAGTCTCCGACTCGCGCCTCTCGATCGTGGCCGGTGCCAACGGCCGCGACGGGCGGATCGTCCTGGAAAACAGCGTCGGCACGAGCGAATCGGAAGCTTCGTTTACCTATTCGTATGCCGTACCGTCGTTGAAGCCGGCTCTGTTGCAGGAGTCGGTGGTCATGGGCGACCGGCTGCTGCTCTCGGGTTCGAACCTGACGGCCGTCGAGGCAGTGCTCTACACGGCTGAGGGTTGCGAGGAGAGCCACGAGGGTGAAATCTACGAGCAGAGCGCTTCGGAGATCGTGGTCCGTGTCCCCTACGTCGAGAACGGCAACGTGCGCATCACGCTGCGTTATTTCGACGGCGAGGCTTCGGTGACCACACTGCTCGACGAGGCTCCCTCGATCGAGGTCGTGCGTCTGGTTCCGAAGTTCGACAAGCCGATCGTACTGGAGCGCACGGCCGTGGGCAAGTCCATCACGCTGACGGGCGAAAATCTCGACAAGATCGACCGGATTCTCGTCGGAGGCTTCGAAGCTGTGGTTTCGAAACAGCCTGCGTCGTTGACCTTCACCGTACCGGCCGGTAATTTCCAGGATGGCGATACGACCACGTCGTTGGTTGCCAAATATTTCGACGGAAACGAAGAGATTGTCCTGAGCGAAGCATTCGTGGTCTATGTGCCGTTCGTGAAGTTCTGGGAGAACATCACCGTATGGGGTCATGACAAGGAGGCTGAGCAGTATGCCTGCAACTTCTCGCCCGAAACGGGTCGTGTCTATGCTAACTCGGTATGGGCTACTGAATTGGATCCGATCGCAGCCAAGTATACGGCCAATACCTGCTCGGCAGCCCTCACGCCGAATGTCACGGAGGAGGAGTACAACTCGGTGGTTCCTTATTTCTTCTTCTACTGCAACGGCTCCGGAAATGTCAACATCACGGCTCCGGCAAACTCGGCGGGTATCCTGAAGAACTTCTGGTACAAGGATTCGGAGGGCGAACTGGTCCGGATGGTTGGAGTCAACGGCAACTGCTACGGAACCCCCGTGCTTGCATTCCGCGCCCTGAATCCTGCCAATGCGACGGAGAGTGCCCTGATCGAGAAGGTGAAGAACCAGACGCTGGAACAGATCGACGAGGAGACCTTCCCGATCGATGTCGAGGCTCAGACCGTGGGCGGTATCGGTGTATCGTCGTCATCGGGCGGCCTGAAGGATTCGAACTGGTCCAACGGTTGCTTCACACCCAATGTCGAGGCGCCGGATGTGAACCCCGATGCCGTGATTCTGGTGCTCTACTATGATTACCACGGAGTTGAAAAGGGTGGTGACGGTAAGAACAACTTTGCCCGGAATGTGAAGCGTATCGGCCTGATGCACATTACGCACATCAATTACCGGATGCTCAAGAGCGACTATACCTTCAACATCTACTGGCAGAAGTACGACTACGACTATTCCAAACTCGCAAACTAA